One genomic window of Elaeis guineensis isolate ETL-2024a chromosome 2, EG11, whole genome shotgun sequence includes the following:
- the LOC105032442 gene encoding formiminotransferase cyclodeaminase-like protein, whose translation MDSHQDKKMELKDTKLICVKLYISESRNNSALDMIEQAAKIDPEAAIVNKFQDRNYNRVRYTLVSYLVHNSVTGITYTPVRQTLLAMVEAAYTAINLEMHSGAHPRLGVVDHICFHPLVRSTLEDAARVAKLVASDIGNGLQVPVFLYEAAHPRGKALDSIRRELGYFRPNFKGNQWAGWALPEILPDKPDEGPVHVTRARGVTLIGASPWVENYNVPVLSTDVPTVRRIARLVSGRGGGLPTVQALGLVHGDDRTEIACILLEPNRVGADQVQSQVELIAAQEGQEVEKGYFTDFSQDMITQRYMKLVSAD comes from the exons ATGGATTCACACCAGGACAAGAAG ATGGAACTAAAAGACACCAAGCTCATATGCGTCAAGCTATACATCTCTGAGTCGCGCAACAACTCAGCCCTTGACATGATCGAGCAAGCCGCAAAGATTGATCCAGAGGCTGCGATCGTGAACAAGTTCCAAGATAGGAACTATAACCGGGTTAGATACACTCTCGTCTCCTACCTTGTTCATAATTCTGTCACTGGGATCACCTACACTCCCGTGCGGCAAACATTGTTGGCCATGGTGGAGGCAGCATACACCGCCATCAACCTGGAAATGCACTCCGGTGCGCACCCTCGGCTTGGCGTTGTGGACCACATCTGCTTCCACCCCTTGGTTCGATCCACATTGGAAGATGCAGCCAGGGTTGCTAAGTTGGTCGCCTCTGACATCGGCAATGGGCTCCAAG TTCCAGTATTCCTTTATGAAGCGGCCCATCCACGTGGCAAGGCCCTTGACAGCATCAGGAGGGAACTGGGCTATTTCCGGCCCAACTTTAAGGGCAACCAATGGGCCGGATGGGCCCTGCCAGAGATCCTGCCGGATAAGCCCGATGAGGGCCCGGTCCATGTGACCCGGGCCAGAGGCGTCACACTAATTGGTGCAAGCCCATGGGTTGAGAATTACAATGTGCCAGTCCTGTCCACCGACGTGCCGACGGTCCGACGGATCGCCCGGTTGGTGAGTGGCCGGGGAGGCGGCCTTCCGACGGTCCAAGCACTTGGGCTTGTACATGGCGACGACCGCACCGAGATCGCGTGCATACTGCTGGAGCCGAACCGTGTTGGGGCGGACCAGgtccagagccaggtggagctgATTGCGGCCCAAGAGGGCCAGGAGGTGGAGAAAGGCTACTTCACAGATTTCTCACAAGATATGATCACACAGAGATACATGAAACTAGTTTCTGCTGATTGA